A region from the Triticum urartu cultivar G1812 chromosome 1, Tu2.1, whole genome shotgun sequence genome encodes:
- the LOC125535545 gene encoding putative clathrin assembly protein At1g03050, with amino-acid sequence MAPSKLRKALGAVKDKTSIGLAKVGGGSGFASPELEVAIVKATKHDENFPADERHIREIVSLTRHSRGSASACVAALSRRLGRTRSWDVALKTLVIVHRLLAEGDPVFEQELFYATRRGTRMLNMSDFCGRASDDDAWDYSAFVRTYAAYLDDRLEHRIQARQGGPNRCKLLRDELYMSPGDRLSREGVDGSKREDAAADADAAKAGAIAPRETPTSEMTLEQLLAKVQQLQHLLDRFIACRPVGAAKTNRVVSVSLYPLVKESVQLYCELTEVMAALMERFPDMESADCERVTGVFCGLAKQIEDLDSFYACPEPEVEEYDMSAARALPAPAEPPAAVEKEPDASETAHAEPEAPLITTDVVDEEADFLNLKADAMSGEEHGRQLALALFDGNPAGSAPTCDVFDPSSADWETALVESASALANQRAMLGGGLDMMALEGMYNHATAANAQAFSGSASSVALRPPGAPMLALPAPPGMCSAAPGGDPFAASMVVPPPTYVQMSDMQTKQQLLTEEQMAWQQYGKNGMQGQGGLAMREQRPQQLMPPGVYHRAS; translated from the exons ATGGCACCGAGCAAGCTCCGCAAGGCGCTGGGAGCGGTCAAGGACAAGACCAGCATCGGTCTGGCCAAGGTGGGCGGCGGCAGCGGTTTCGCGTCGCCGGAGCTCGAAGTGGCCATCGTCAAGGCCACCAAGCACGATGAGAACTTCCCCGCCGACGAGCGCCACATCCGCGAGATCGTCTCGCTCACGCGCCACTCCCGCGGGTCCGCCAGCGCCTGCGTGGCCGCGCTGTCGCGCCGTCTCGGGCGCACCCGGAGTTGGGACGTGGCGCTCAAGACGCTGGTGATCGTGCACCGCCTCCTCGCCGAAGGCGATCCGGTGTTCGAGCAGGAGCTATTCTACGCCACGCGGCGGGGCACGCGCATGCTCAACATGTCCGACTTCTGCGGCCGCGCTAGCGACGACGACGCGTGGGACTACTCCGCGTTCGTCCGCACCTACGCCGCTTACCTCGACGACCGCCTCGAGCACCGGATACAGGCCAGGCAGGGCGGCCCCAACCGCTGCAAGCTGCTCCGCGACGAGCTCTACATGTCCCCCGGAGACCGCCTCAGCCGCGAGGGTGTTGACGGGAGTAAACGGGAGGATGCGGCGGCGGACGCCGACGCCGCCAAGGCGGGGGCGATCGCGCCGAGGGAGACACCGACGAGCGAGATGACGCTGGAGCAGCTCCTCGCCAAGGTCCAGCAACTGCAGCATCTCCTCGACCGATTCATCGCCTGCCGACCCGTAG GCGCGGCGAAGACGAACCGGGTGGTGTCCGTGTCTCTGTACCCGCTGGTGAAGGAGAGCGTGCAGCTGTACTGCGAGCTCACGGAGGTCATGGCCGCGCTCATGGAGCGGTTCCCGGACATGGAGAGCGCGGACTGCGAGCGCGTGACCGGAGTCTTCTGCGGCCTCGCCAAGCAGATCGAGGATCTCGACTCTTTCTACGCGTG CCCGGAGCCAGAGGTCGAGGAGTACGACATGAGCGCCGCCAGGGCCCTTCCGGCGCCCGCGGAGCCGCCGGCTGCCGTGGAGAAGGAGCCCGATGCCAGCGAGACGGCGCATGCTGAGCCGGAGGCTCCGCTGATCACAACCGACGTGGTCGACGAGGAGGCGGACTTCTTGAACTTGAAGGCGGACGCCATGTCCGGGGAAGAGCACGGGCGGCAGCTGGCGCTGGCCCTGTTCGACGGCAACCCGGCCGGATCGGCGCCGACATGCGACGTGTTCGACCCGTCATCGGCGGACTGGGAGACGGCGTTGGTCGAGTCGGCGAGCGCGCTCGCGAACCAGCGCGCGATGCTAGGGGGCGGGCTCGACATGATGGCCCTCGAAGGCATGTACAACCACGCAACGGCGGCGAACGCGCAGGCGTTCTCCGGCAGCGCGAGCAGCGTGGCCTTGCGGCCGCCCGGAGCGCCCATGCTGGCCCTGCCTGCGCCGCCGGGGATGTGCAGCGCCGCGCCAGGTGGGGACCCCTTCGCGGCGTCGATGGTGGTGCCGCCGCCGACGTACGTGCAGATGTCCGACATGCAGACGAAGCAGCAGCTTCTGACGGAGGAGCAGATGGCGTGGCAACAATATGGCAAGAATGGCATGCAAGGGCAGGGGGGGCTGGCAATGCGAGAGCAGAGACCGCAGCAGCTCATGCCTCCTGGCGTTTACCATCGTGCTTCTTAG